The genome window ATAAGTACAGCTGCATTAGGAGCTGCATTTTCGTCGTTATTAACACCGGTTAACCTAATAATATTAGGTGTAGCGTTGTTAGGTGGAGGGTTACTTGCTTATGAAAGGCATCAAAAAACGGCTGCACAGGCAGCAACGGAGCATTTAAAGGCATTACGCGAACAAAAACAAGCATTGGAAGATGTATTGTCAACTCTTAATGCGCAACAGCGTGTAGAGGCAAAAGCATCTGAAATTTACAGTGACCAAATAGCAAAGCTTAACGAATTATACACAGCTTTAGAACAGCAAGTTAGTGCTGGTAATGACTATACTTCACAATTAACAGATCTACAAAATGCTTTCCCGCAATTCTTTGCTAATATAGATACCGCTGCTGCTAAAACAAATGCATTAACGGAGGCTTATAAAAATGCGGGTGAAGCAATAAAAGCTTTAGGCTTAGTTACAGCAGCTTTACAATTATCAGGTGAAAGTAATAAATCACAGGTTCAAAACCAGGTAGCAGCTGATGCTTTACTTGCACCGCTTCAAAAAGTTAAAAAGGAACTTGAAGACGCTACAAAAGAATTCAACAAAAATGGGGCGCAATTCAGTCAAAGTTTTTCAGGTCCAGGACAAGGAGGTGCTTCTGTAGCAGCATCTAATTTAAGCGTATTAAAAAAGCAATATGATGATTTAAACGATAAGATTCATACTTATAACGTTGCAGTAGCTACAGCAAGGGCACAAACTGATGCGTTTAATAAAATAGCTGTTAATAATCAAAGTGCTGCCGATGCCGGTAAAAACAGCGGATTAATAAATAGTCTTGAAAAGCAACTTGCTAATTTAAAGGCAATAGAACCGTATCTTAAAACACAAGAACAGGTTAACAAAAATATTGCAGAGCAAAAAAAAATACAGGCTGAACTTGATTCTATTGAAGGTAAAAATGCGGCCAACTTGTTAAAATCAAAGCAGGAAGAATTATCTATACAGCAGCAAATAGCCGATATTATCGCAAAATCAGGTGCTGATGCTAACAAATCAGGATTAACAGGTTATGCACTGCAGGTTGCAGATATAACTTCAAAATATGAAGCTTTTGGGGTTCAACTGGATAAGATCGCAACTAAAATTGCTAATCAATCCGCTTTATTTTCTGCAACTAATGGCAAACGCGGACTTTCACCAACGCAAGCGGCAAATGATACTTCAGCATTAAACAATGCACGCGGAATACTTACAGTTAATGAGTCAAAACAATTATCTGATGCCCAAATAAAGGAGGCTCAAATAACAGCAGATGCAATAACTAAAATAAATAATGATTTCGGCATAAAACAGCAGTTCGGATACAATGAAGAACTTAGCCATGTAAAAAGGCTTTATGATGATATTATAGTAAAGGCAACAGAGGGAACGCAAACGCTGGCTCAAATCAACGCAAATTATCAGAACGCAATAACTAAAGCCAACGGCAATCAAAGTGCCTTAGATGCCGCCAAAACAAACTACGATGCCCAAATACAACAGGCTAATGATGCCCAGGCTAAAATATTAGCGGCAAAATCTGATTTATTACCTGCCATACAAGCTATTGATGAAAAATACATTCAGCAAGAACAACAGGTTTATGATAAGATAGTCGATATAGCGAACCAAGCCTTCATTACATTAGATGATGGGGAAACATCACGTACCGACAAAATTAATTCTGAATGGCAGAAAAGAATAAGCTCAGCTAATGCGTATTTTAACAAATTACGTGAGTTAGCTGTTTCTTCAAAGCTACCTCAATCAGCAGTAGATAATATTAATTCTGTTCAATCACAGGTAAATGGAGTTTTAAATACAGCAAATTTTGAAGCTGTAAGTATTGAAATATCCAAAAACTTTGCCGCTGCAATGCAATCGGCAACTCAAGGATTTGTAACTGATTTTTATACATCTTTAACCGGATTAGGTGCAGCACGTCAAAGCATAGATGCTAAATATTCAGCACAGTTAGCTAATGCACAGGATCAGGCTACACGCAATCAAATAAATAGAATAAAGGAGCTTGAAAAACAAAGTACAACTTCATTTGGTGCAATCTTCAGTGATTTAGTAAATAAATTCAGTACTTCATTTAATCAATCTATACTGCAAAGCTTTACTAAGCAGATTACTGAAAATTTAGGTAAAACTTTATTAACTCCAACTGCATCACAATTAAAAATATCACCTGAAGAACAATCAGCTGAAAGGGTTTCTACCTTATTAAAATCTGCCGGCACTTCTTTAGCAGATCAAATAAAGCAAGCCGGATTAGATTTTTACAATACTACTAAAGGAGGTTCTGTAGGCGGGTTACTTTCAGGTGCAAGCGGTGGTTCTTCTATTGTACCTGGATTAACTGCAAATACAGGATTAGGAAGTTTTGCGCCTAATTCGGATGGTTCCCTGACTTTTGGAAATACTGTAGAAACATCAGCGTCAAATTTTAAAGATGCAGCAACAAAGGCCGGTGGTGCTATAGGTTCAGGAGCTGAAACAGGAGGTAAAGCTATTACAGAAGCTGGTAACCACTTGTCAAGTAAAGTAGCAAGTGCTGCTGCTGCCTTGTCTTTGGCGGGCGGTCTTGTTAGCGGTGCAACTTCACCTACAAGTAAAGTTGGTCAAGGAGTTGGGGGATTACTAAAGGGTGCCGGTGAGGGGGCTTTGATTGGAAGTGCATTTGGCCCAGAAGGTACTGTTATAGGAGCTATCGGAGGAGCTTTAATTGGTGGAATAAGCGGTTTATTCAGTGCTTCAAAAGCACAAAAGGAATTACAAGCGCAACAATTAGCAGAACAGCAACAACAAACAGCCTTGTTAAAAGCCAGTTTAGCATATACCTCTCAAATTATTGGCAGGGATACGGCCAATGGAATTGTTACAGGTATTTCAGTAGGTGCGTTTGGTCAGTTAGTAGCTACGGTTTCAGGAAAAGATTTACAATTTATTTTAGACAGGAGTTCAAATGGCCGTTAAATATACTATACCATACAGGTCAATGGATGATCAACAATGGCGAATTGATATTTCAGATAATACACATGATGGAGGTACGCCTGTACCAATAAGAGGCAACGGTAGCGCGGGTGTAGTTACATGGGTTGCAGATAACACCGATGATCCCTATTCATGTTATAAATCTTCGACGCTTACAATGAATGTAATTCAAGAGGGTCAAATAAATATATCAGAGTTTCAAGTTGCACAAGACCGGGATTATATTGTAAGGCAATATCAAAATGGTGTTTTAAAATGGCAAGGTTTTTTAGTTCCAGATGGAATTTCTTATCCGCTTTTAAGCAACCCAAACAATGTGACTTTATCGGCAATTTGCGGCTTAACTATGCTGCAAAATATCCCATATAAACATACCGATTTACAAGGCACTACAAGCGCGATAGATTATTGTCCGATGAATTACATCCGCGATATTCTTTTTCTTAATCTCGGAGCTTATTTGCCCGTACGTTGGACAAATTTACTTCAATGCACAGCTTTTGATAACGAAGATATATTTGCCGGTTCAGTTCAATGGTCAGTAAATGGAGAGGGTTATATTTCTTATCAATCATATTCAAACAGTATAGGTAGTGGCAATACTGATGCACCTGGGCCACCTCAAACATGCGATTATATATTAAAAGGAATTTTGCAATCATCACAATGCACTATTTATTTAGCTGATGGCCGTTGGAACATAAGACGGATTAATGATTTGGTAAGAACAACCGTCCCTTACAAGCAAATAGCCGCTGATACCGGGATAATGGTAATCAATGTCGGCACTCAAAATATTACAAAGCAAATAGGGCGATACGGCTTTAATTTCATTAATCAAAATGCTTTAGTAACCGTAAAACAAGGTATAAAAACCTGCAAAACAACTTATACAGCAAACATCAGGGACAACATATTACCTAATGGCAGCTTTGATTATATAGATAAAGATGGAGGGTTATTTTATCTTAGATACTGGGGGATTTACGATGAAACCAATCATTTTGTTGTTGCATCGGATAGCCTGGACAATAGAAAAGGATATTCAGCAGATTTGATTTATGAGGGTGTTATACCCAATGATCAATGGTTTACGATGTTCACAGGCATTACTAATCCATTAGGTAAAAATGGGTTGTCGATTGATACAAACACCATGATTGCTTATGTTATTTTTGGCTTTTTGCTTGAAATAACTGGCGGTGGTGGATTTCCTTTACATGATGATGGAACAATAAACTGGGATGGTGATCCACTTAGAATAAAAGTAATACTAAATCTTGGAGGTATTCAATGGTTTCTTAAAAAAACAGGGTTTTGGGTTGTTGAAGATACCTACATTCCTATTTCAGTTGATAAACTATCGCTTAATGACGTAGCTACCGTAGATTTTAATGCTTTCCAACATATTTTACTGCCTATAACACCTCCAACAGACAAGGTAATTGCCGGGTATGAATCAAATATTCAGGTTTTATTCCGTATTGCTGAAGGTCAATCATATAAAGTTGATAATGTTTACCTGAGCATAACTAAGGGTAATGATGTTTACGAAAGTACTTTTGCAACAAGTAAAAATACAACAACAGATAAAAGAGAACTAAATATTAGCAGTTCTTTCGGTGGGTATCAACTATCCAATTTAATGACCTCTCCATTTAATTCAGGTAATGAATGCGATTATAGGGATGCAGAAATTTATACAGGCACTTTAACCGGTCTTACCTCAAATGCCATTATGCGTTGTATGTACAAAGCAATGCGTATTTTAAATACCGATATAAACGTACGTAATCAATTCTGGTCATTCGATAGCACTTATTTGATAGATAGTATGGGCACATCATTATTTCTGCCTCTCAACGCTTCTTATGATACTGAAAAATGCCAGGTAAACGGATTAGTAGCTATTGAGATAAGAAATGATGCTATCGAACTAACTGAAAAATATTATAATTCTAACGATTCACAACTTTCAAATTAAATGCTATGCCAACATACGAAGTTTTAAATGCGCGTGTAAAACAGAAAATAGCCACCGAGGCTGATTGGATTTCGCAGGAAGATGCTTTTGGGGTAATTTTTGAAGGTGAGGCAGCTTATGTATTAGCTCCGGACGGTTCAACGCCTATTAATTTCAAAATAGGTGATGGTACAAAGAAATTTAGTGAGCTTCCTTACTTTATAGCTTATTACACAAATGTTACTGCTCAAAAAGTTTTATCATGGATAAATACCACGGTTAACGTAAGTGCTACCAGTGTATTCAGGGCAAACTCGCTCTTAACAGATATCATAATTTATAATAATTCAGGATCCGTTATTCCGCTTAAAATTGGAACTACGGACGGTGGTTCAGAAATATGCAGCATAAACATTCCAAACGGTGCTAATAGCATCGGTCGCCATTATGCATTTACGGATGTTGAAACGGTTTACTTAACAGGGATAACGGGGCTTGAATGCTCAATATTCCTGCTTTATATTCAAATGGATGAAAGCCCGGCCATACCGCCAAGTTCAGCAGTTTCAACAAAGTTTCCAGCTGGTTTTGTCGGGATATTTGAAGAAATAACAGGTTTAGGACTTACCTACGCTGCAGTATGGGATTTTACTACAGGTTTGGCACGTTTGGGTTTTGGTTATGACAACTGTGTTATATGCGGTACAAACGGAACTAATGTAAGAGGGGGAGCTGTTTCATTACCGTATAAAACGGGACAAACATTTGGGGCTAAATTAGGAAGTGCATTAAATCAAGCTTTATTAACAGTTGATAATATCGCACCATTTACTGTAAAAACACCTATTCCTGCTGAAAGATACCATACTCAATCAGGAGGT of Mucilaginibacter xinganensis contains these proteins:
- a CDS encoding coiled-coil domain-containing protein; amino-acid sequence: MPQLEYSISGDNSGLIAATDRAIGNIENLTNAINNANISLQFKNGIAALDTLGQKLLVAQGNATLFGDSIGNQTQQISAYQSAINSLLANGYDPMSADIQRLKGQIDDLNASIASTPKVNRSFVNDTSNTPSAENLSRPQLIGSVQGESAFVTALNQQLASGAINAQEYSQALAGANSTAQTLGQTTQQTAEQIAVADGYVIGLKQALADLNSQRLIAPAQDLVALNAEIQQVEISLQQAKNIGKVGFDEMGNAIKGVSLQNVNGQIIALSNNLFGARQIAKDVVRTLDSSNLAGVAKGIGLLAVDFLYYAQNAQFAAGATTVATGAIAAEGTVAASSGISTAALGAAFSSLLTPVNLIILGVALLGGGLLAYERHQKTAAQAATEHLKALREQKQALEDVLSTLNAQQRVEAKASEIYSDQIAKLNELYTALEQQVSAGNDYTSQLTDLQNAFPQFFANIDTAAAKTNALTEAYKNAGEAIKALGLVTAALQLSGESNKSQVQNQVAADALLAPLQKVKKELEDATKEFNKNGAQFSQSFSGPGQGGASVAASNLSVLKKQYDDLNDKIHTYNVAVATARAQTDAFNKIAVNNQSAADAGKNSGLINSLEKQLANLKAIEPYLKTQEQVNKNIAEQKKIQAELDSIEGKNAANLLKSKQEELSIQQQIADIIAKSGADANKSGLTGYALQVADITSKYEAFGVQLDKIATKIANQSALFSATNGKRGLSPTQAANDTSALNNARGILTVNESKQLSDAQIKEAQITADAITKINNDFGIKQQFGYNEELSHVKRLYDDIIVKATEGTQTLAQINANYQNAITKANGNQSALDAAKTNYDAQIQQANDAQAKILAAKSDLLPAIQAIDEKYIQQEQQVYDKIVDIANQAFITLDDGETSRTDKINSEWQKRISSANAYFNKLRELAVSSKLPQSAVDNINSVQSQVNGVLNTANFEAVSIEISKNFAAAMQSATQGFVTDFYTSLTGLGAARQSIDAKYSAQLANAQDQATRNQINRIKELEKQSTTSFGAIFSDLVNKFSTSFNQSILQSFTKQITENLGKTLLTPTASQLKISPEEQSAERVSTLLKSAGTSLADQIKQAGLDFYNTTKGGSVGGLLSGASGGSSIVPGLTANTGLGSFAPNSDGSLTFGNTVETSASNFKDAATKAGGAIGSGAETGGKAITEAGNHLSSKVASAAAALSLAGGLVSGATSPTSKVGQGVGGLLKGAGEGALIGSAFGPEGTVIGAIGGALIGGISGLFSASKAQKELQAQQLAEQQQQTALLKASLAYTSQIIGRDTANGIVTGISVGAFGQLVATVSGKDLQFILDRSSNGR